One part of the Kryptolebias marmoratus isolate JLee-2015 linkage group LG2, ASM164957v2, whole genome shotgun sequence genome encodes these proteins:
- the porb gene encoding P450 (cytochrome) oxidoreductase b isoform X2, whose amino-acid sequence MGCVFSLPEDRRDAAERAPTTRETSFIEKMKKTGKNIIVFYGSQTGTGEEFANRLAKDAQRYGMKGMAADPEEYTMGELSRLSEIENSLAIFCMATYGEGDPTDNAQDFYDWLQENDDEDLSGLNFTVFALGNKTYEHYNAMGKYVDKRLEELGAKRIFDLGLGDDDGNLEEDFISWREQFWPAVCEHFGVEASGDESSIRQYELKVHTDLNMNKVFTGEIGRLKSFEVQKPPFDSKNPFLAPVSVNRRLNKAGDRHLMHLELDITGSKIRYESGDHVAVFPTNDSSLVNKLGEILGVDLDVVISLNNLDEESNKKHPFPCPTTYRTALTHYLDITNPPRTNVLYELAQYASDPKEQENMRKMASSSPEGKSLYQSWVLDSCRNILAILEDMPSLRPPVDHLCELLPRLQARYYSIASSSKVHPNSIHICAVVVEYTTKTGRLNKGVATNWLKNKLVNGHKSTVPMFIRKSQFRLPFKASNPVIMVGPGTGIAPFMGFVQERGWLKQQGKEVGETVMFFGCRHRNEDYLYQEELEEAEKNGVLTQLNVAFSRDQEHKVYVQHLLKKNKEHLWKLIHSDNAHIYICGDARNMAKDVQAAFYEIAEEVGGMTRPQATDYVKKLMTKGRYSQDVWS is encoded by the exons GGGAAGAACATCATCGTATTCTACGGCTCTCAGACGGGCACAGGTGAGGAATTTGCCAACAGACTGGCCAAAGATGCTCAACGCTACGGCATGAAAGGAATGGCTGCTGATCCGGAAGAGTACACCATG GGGGAACTGTCCCGTCTGTCTGAGATCGAGAACTCCCTGGCCATCTTTTGCATGGCCACTTACGGAGAAGGAGACCCGACCGATAACGCCCAGGACTTCTACGACTGGCTGCAGGAGAATGATGATGAGGACCTCTCTGGGCTGAACTTCact GTCTTTGCTTTGGGAAACAAGACGTATGAACACTACAACGCGATGGGAAAGTACGTCGACAAGAGGCTGGAAGAACTGGGAGCCAAGCGTATCTTCGATCTGGGTTTAGGAGATGATGACGGCAA cctCGAGGAGGACTTCATTTCCTGGAGAGAGCAGTTCTGGCCGGCGGTCTGCGAGCACTTTGGCGTGGAGGCGTCAGGAGACGAGTCGAG CATCCGACAGTACGAGCTGAAGGTTCACACTGACCTCAACATGAACAAAGTCTTCACAGGAGAGATTGGCCGGCTGAAGAGTTTTGAGGTCCAGAAGCC GCCGTTTGATTCAAAGAACCCTTTCCTGGCCCCGGTCAGCGTCAACCGCAGGCTCAACAAAGCCGGTGACAGACATCTTATGCACCTGGAGTTGGACATAACGGGCTCCAagatcag ATACGAGTCGGGAGACCACGTGGCTGTTTTCCCCACCAACGACTCGTCCCTCGTGAACAAGCTGGGAGAGATCCTCGGCGTGGACCTTGACGTGGTTATCTCTCTCAACAACCTTGACG AGGAATCCAACAAGAAGCATCCGTTCCCCTGTCCCACCACGTACCGCACGGCGCTCACACACTACCTGGACATCACCAACCCTCCCCGCACCAACGTCCTGTACGAGCTGGCTCAGTACGCCTCCGACCCGAAGGAGCAGGAGAACATGAGGAAGATGGCGTCCTCCTCCCCCGAAGGCAAG TCTCTGTACCAGAGTTGGGTGTTGGACTCCTGCAGGAACATCCTCGCCATCTTGGAGGACATGCCTTCGTTGAGGCCTCCCGTCGATCACCTGTGCGAGCTGCTGCCTCGTCTCCAGGCTCGCTACTATTCCATCGCCTCCTCCTCTAAA GTTCACCCCAACAGCATCCACATCTGCGCCGTGGTGGTGGAGTACACGACCAAGACGGGCCGCCTCAACAAGGGAGTCGCCACCAACTGGCTGAAGAACAAACTCGTCAACGGCCACAAGTCCACCGTGCCCATGTTCATCCGCAAGTCTCAGTTCCGCCTGCCGTTCAAAGCCTCCAACCCGGTGATCATGGTCGGCCCCGGGACGGGAATCGCTCCCTTCATGGGCTTCGTCCAGGAGAGGGGCTGGCTCAAACAGCAAG GGAAGGAGGTTGGAGAGACGGTGATGTTTTTCGGCTGCAGGCACAGAAACGAGGACTACCTTtaccaggaggagctggaggaggcggAAAAGAACGGCGTCCTGACGCAACTCAACGTCGCTTTCTCCAGAGACCAGGAGCACAAG GTGTACGTTCAGCACCTCCTGAAGAAAAATAAGGAACACCTCTGGAAGCTGATTCACTCGGACAACGCCCACATCTACATCTGCGG TGATGCTCGAAACATGGCTAAAGACGTGCAGGCAGCTTTCTACGAGATTGCAGAGGAAGTCGGAGGCATGACTCGCCCCCAGGCCACAGATTACGTAAAGAAACTGATGACCAAGGGACGCTACTCACAGGACGTGTGGAGTTAA